The genomic DNA ACCACCCttttaaaatctaaattttgGATCCAAAAATTATTAAAGCAGAAAGGTGTTAGCCCCCAATTCCATCTTCCATTTTTAAGAACCAAGGGTCAATGATCGAAGACATCTCTCGGAAACACCCAAAGAGCATTCTCCCCGCACATTAAAAGTTGAAACAATCATTAAACCACCCTATCCACCTCCTTACTAGCCTTGAGCTTCACCGCCTTGTCTTCTAAATCATCAAGCTTGTCAATGATCCCACCTTCCTTCATAGCGAAGGAAACCCCCTCCTTCTTTTGGGTGCCAAGTACTTTCTTGGCCGCTAACACTTTAAGGTGATTCCCTCTACCTCCCTTGTTACACACATGATAATCTTCCTTCGCTTCAACATTGTTGTTAAAAACTATCCAATGCCGGAACCTTGAGATAGTGTATCGTCCCATGAACGAGCTTGTCCACAGGACCTACCAACGCCGCACTCCAGATCATCCTCCTCACTCCAACCATCTTCCCTACCCACCAGATGAGACACCGTTCTTCTATGCGTCGAGCAAATTTTGTACCTCCTTTTGTCACTTTTACACAAATTAGGACTACCCTCCAAATGAACCTCTAAAGCCGGACCCAAATGCTTCTTAGACAAAAACAtagaatttttcttctttttattccTTTGTCTTATTTTCAAAATCTTCCGTTCATCCCCCACataatcttcaattgaatcgcTAAACTCTGAGCATTCGTATTCTTCCGAAAGGAACCTAATATTGTTGTTGACCGACAACTCCCCCCTTACATGGAAATTATCGTGAATTAAGGGACCAACTTCACACCTTTGAGGCGAACACTGCTCCTCCAATTGATACTACATCCCCCTAATTACACTAAAAGTTGGCTGATCCTTCCCAAGAAACTGGGCTTTACAAGGTGTAGGCCCAATTAACTTACCCGACCTAGATACCGAATTCAGCTGACCCACAGACCTAGCAATAAGCCCCACCATTGGCTGCACAACTGGTAACCCCACCTCCAACATAACAGGCGCGTGGGAGACATCTCTCATTTTAACCTTCACGCCAACCAAGAGACCATCCCCCATGTCCCCTTCAATTCTGATGCACATGTCCACTTCCTCTCTCCTGTTGTCAACTCCCTTTTCCTTAGTTGCCACATGTATGCTTATAATTGGATCTTTGAAACACACATCCCCTTTTAAGGATCCTATAGACTGGGATACCTCAAAAGTTTCTTCCTTTTCTGGGCTTAACCCCTGAGCAGCCTGCATCAGATTTTGACCAAGGGACCTTATTATACAGACACTAACTCCATATGGCTAGGATCATCATCAGATTGGCACCCTTCCTCTAACCCAAACATGACACCCTCTCGTGAAAAAACGGAGAAGACCTCCTCACACTCCACCTCTCTCCGATCTGGTGGCCACCGCCGTCCACCACCTACCTCCACCACCCATAAACAAAAATCCATACCCATAACCTTCAGATTCAGGTGCTCATCAATCACCCCTCTCCTCTTAGAAGAAACTTGGATCATGGCTACATCCAACCTCTTTCTCCCAATTGTGTAATCATCAAAATCTAAGAACACCCCAAACAAAGAGTCAATCTTCTTGAACAAGGGTTCATCCCAAACATGGAGGGGAATACCATGAACATGGAGCCAAACCGCCATACTATCTGCCACCAACTGAGGTGTCCACCTTCTAACCGAAGAAAATATCACCAAGCTAGATGGCTATTGCGAACCGGGTCAATATCCTTCATACCTTCAATATGCAAAAGCATCTTTCTGTCTCCCATCTCTATGACTTTAACACCTCGAATGCCTTCCATAACCAAAGCTTGTTGCACCTCCAAAGCATCCTTCTGATGGAACAGTTCCCCCATAAAGGTCCACTGCAAATAGTCTAGCATCTCCTTCGATGGAACAATTTCCAATGTTGGAGCAACCCCATTCAAAATCGGAAAATTATCCTTTTCCAACGTCAACGCATTTTTGAACGATTTCCCCGGAGTAGCGGTGACGCCAAAGCCTTCCTCCGCCTCCCTAACTTTCTTCTCCACGCTACCAAAGCGCGGTCTGTTGACCTTCAACCAGATCTCTCCTAACATTTCAAAAGATTATATAATGTGACAGATTTTTATTGGATGAGTGTGTAAAAATATCTTTACACAGTCAGCGTATTCTAATTAATCTCTATAAatttttaaaccttttttttccaAGTTATGAATACCAAATGCTTTTAAATTAAACTTATTCATACCAAATTATtaataccaaatatttttaaattaaaattgttatttaactttaGTTACTTAAAAAAAGGTTATAAGCCTCATATACCCCTTTATATTACAAATGACTTATGTAATCTAGGTTAATgctattagaaagaaaaaggaacaaaaaaaataaaaaaaataaagggttaaactAATGTTAGCTAACCTATATGCTCACGAGTTTCTTTCTTTATGAATTAATTGataattatcaagaaaacattgGACAAATATTAGTTTAAAcgggaaaatatatttataacttAATCATAAATAAGTATGGGACAAGTATTAAAACTTGTTGATCGCACGGTAATCCTTACGTGCGGGGTCttgctaattcaaaggtaattgaaacataaacttaaattggcttctagtgtttcccaaggcaaTGAAGGCCAAGGTTCCCTTAAGTTTgtccatctatgaatcttaggacactcatagTACACTCTCTCTACGCTTacttagtagttctacaaacgggcaaCCCTAATCTTTGTCTACCTTACTAAGGGTTTCAAGAGAATCGTCTTACTAGGTTATAGCCTTAAGTCGGACAGCTAGGTGCTTGCTTCCCTAATTACTAACCAGTTAATTCCTAGCTTCTGTAATGCACCACACGACCCAATGGGTTTTAGCCACTGGATGCCTACGTCTAGGGTCAACAATTCCTATGGTATCTTTGGCTAATTAATAATCACTTACTTCCTAGACAGATAGTTATCAGTAAagggatataaatatcaagatataaacATCCGGTTAGTGATAGCAATATTAGGTcctgtcacaacctaagtacctaatctagggttgcacctctcatagaaataaaaaactataatctAATAAAACTCTATAGTGACAaaagcataaataaaataaataaacgacaaattaaattaaataaatatccaacaaaaatatacagaggttcatcttagaaatataacctaaaaagatttagttacacatggtaactaaaaacaaattagtaaagataaaaacataccctagaaaatcaaggTTAAGGTAGAAACTCTCCTGAAGCTCCAAAGTCACCTTCCTCTTGATTTGCTACCGTTCTGAACAATAAATTATGAATGAGGAAGGCTGGTATTTATAGTGAGAGTTTCTACCTGGGTTTGGGCTAAAAGTGCGGGCTTTACCCAAAATGGAAGCAGGAAAAGACAGTTGCGGCCCGACTTTTTGCATGCACGAGGCGGATAACAAATGCACAGGCAGCATAGTTAGCACCCCAATgcatgccctaggcgcatggGAAATGCCCTAGGCACATGAAATGCAAATTTCATGACCTAAGCGCATTTCAAATGCCCTAGGCGCATTCTTCCTTTCTTTTGGGCCCAATCTCTGATTTTCCGTCGTGTTTAggtcttcgtcttcaaataacCTGCCTCGGTACAAAATTCCTGCCATATGTAAGTTTTCTGAGGCCTCTTGGATCTTTATTCTTGTTTCTTGAATCTTCACAATTCTTCGGATGTTCttgatttgccgatttgcatgatttctttgtgaattacttcaaaaaacccctaaaattattatgtttagggaaaactaaaattacagactcgaatatagaaaacattacaaaagtcctgaaatcataggcaatcgtTCTAACACTCCtcttttttattgtaatttCATACTAAAATAAACCGagaaacatgctaagaataatgtAAGATGACCTGTTATCATGGTCATAAGTACGAGAGGCATTGATGTCATTGTTGGTGGTTAATTTTGTAAAGGATGACTATGTGGTTGTATATGAAAAAAGGGTTTGATTTTTGGTTGAGAGAATGGTTAGGTGTTGAGATGTGGAAGAATTTTTTGGTTTAAGGATGAGTTGTTTTTAGGATAGGGGTGGTTATGGGTGTGGAAGAAGGTGAAAATTCTTTGGGTAATGTTTTGGGTAAATTTTCGTAGATTTACAATATGTTTAGAGGTGTGTGAGTCTAGTTTTGGGGTTAGGATATAAATAGGCGAAGAAAATCATGACACGATTCACAAGGATCGTGTCACAATTTGAATTTAACTGTCtggaaattttttgaagaaggcaaaatcgtgtcacgattatgGTACCGTCTCACAACTTTGGTGTCAtttataaaatagtttatatttatTGCAAAAAATATACTGTTGTGAgctttgaaatatatatatatatatatatatatatatcaagtaGATATTATGTCAAATACAAGACATTTATTTTCAAACATTATCAAATTCAAACATACATAATTTTACTCGATATAGAAAAATAACCAGATAAACAAAGACACGCACATAGTTCTAACTAATTTAGAActagttttatttaaaatacatGAATGACACTATAAATAAGACATGATATTTACATGAATCACTTTAAATCAAGTCCTCATGAAGGTGCAATTTTTCAACTTTTATGTGCTTGGTTTTAACTTGAAAAATTAGTAGAGAGAAATAACAATGTGCATATATCCAAATATCATCTAGATGGCACAAGGACGATCATCAGATTCACTTGCAACAGGAATAGGTAACCAAGCAACAGCCTTGTTACCAACAAAATGGCAGACAGGGATAGTTCCTGGCTTGACTTTGAGAACTTCATCGAGCAAATTCGGATTCATACCTCTTGTGTCATGGTGACAAGCAGCCAATGCATTAACTTTACTTCCATCAGAGGCCAACAAAGGGACCATGTAAGTTGTTGATGCATTCACTTGGTGACaataaaatacaactttctcGAAATTCATTCGATGACACATTACTCCTTTGTCTGCAATTTTCCTTACTTCTTCTACTACATATTGGTCTTGATTTTTAGCGAAATAACCTGAATATGACTTAATTTTCGCCCCGAGTTTTGAAATGGCAAATTCCTTCATTGATTCGGAGGA from Medicago truncatula cultivar Jemalong A17 chromosome 8, MtrunA17r5.0-ANR, whole genome shotgun sequence includes the following:
- the LOC11407746 gene encoding unknown seed protein USP translates to MGSTYLSVLTLFSLALAGIVASHSDIEGKLLFLENDLYPGKKMSGLQKLSNIQPFRTIGWLPIEKATQQSGNVVEKESYSLDEICGGPPAIGEDKFCATSSESMKEFAISKLGAKIKSYSGYFAKNQDQYVVEEVRKIADKGVMCHRMNFEKVVFYCHQVNASTTYMVPLLASDGSKVNALAACHHDTRGMNPNLLDEVLKVKPGTIPVCHFVGNKAVAWLPIPVASESDDRPCAI